One window from the genome of Grus americana isolate bGruAme1 chromosome 2, bGruAme1.mat, whole genome shotgun sequence encodes:
- the LOC129203570 gene encoding sodium-dependent neutral amino acid transporter B(0)AT3-like isoform X1 yields MSTDLSVPPEIPKEDGRPKWDNKFQYILSCIGFAVGLGNVWRFPYLCQIHGGGAFLIPYIIALLFEGIPLLHLELALGQCLRKGSIGAWNSISPYLGGVGAGSWMVSVLVSLYYNTVLTWVMWYFINSFQEPLPWSVCPLNENRTGLNEECYESTAVNYFWYRKTLNITPDVTETGTLQWWLILCLATCWAIVYLCTIRGIETTGKAIYVTALFPYLVLTIFLIHGLTLPGASDGLAYLFTPNLNTLKNPRVWLDAATQIFFSLSLAFGGLIAFSSYNPPKNDCEKDAVTVAIVNSVTSLYASIPVFSVLGFKATTGYWDCLDRNIISIINEFDLPEESIRRQNYTAWISFLNSSYPEKIAGLKLKSCDLQEFLDQSVSGTGLAFIIFTQAIILMPGSQAWAILFFIMLFCLGLSSMFGNIEGVFTPLLELPVISKSIPKELLSGIICLICFLIALCFTLGSGSYWIDIFDSYAGSLPLLVIAFFEVIGVAYVYKIKRFSKDVKWMTGRKPNLYWQITWRFISPLLLLIVFVAFVTLQIQKPTSYAAWNPKYEGFPMKEEKVYPPWVLAICVLLAVLPCVFVPLVALFHLIKRMRRSKGPSFVPSEVFSCQGANSNFSHPEE; encoded by the exons ATGTCAACAGATTTATCAGTGCCACCTGAAATCCCTAAAGAAGATGGCAGACCCAAGTGGGACAATAAATTCCAGTATATTTTAAGCTGTATCGGATTTGCCGTCGGCCTGGGGAACGTGTGGCGATTTCCATACTTGTGTCAGATACATGGAGGCG GGGCATTCCTGATCCCATACATCATCGCTCTTCTCTTCGAAGGAATCCCACTGTTGCATCTCGAACTGGCCCTAGGACAGTGCCTGAGGAAAGGCAGCATCGGTGCCTGGAACAGCATCTCACCTTACCTCGGAGGAGTCG GGGCTGGTTCGTGGATGGTGTCGGTTCTGGTGAGCTTATACTACAACACCGTTTTAACCTGGGTGATGTGGTATTTCATAAACTCCTTCCAAGAACCCCTTCCTTGGAGTGTTTGTCCtctaaatgaaaacagaacag GGCTCAATGAAGAATGTTACGAAAGTACCgcagtaaattatttttggtaCAGGAAAACTTTGAACATAACACCCGACGTCACTGAGACTGGCACGTTACAGTGGTGGCTCATTTTGTGCTTAGCAACCTGCTGGGCAATTGTCTATCTCTGCACTATCCGAGGAATTGAAACCACAGGAAAG GCAATTTATGTAACAGCACTATTTCCTTACCTGGTCCTAACTATATTCCTTATTCACGGACTCACTCTACCAGGAGCCTCTGACGGTCTGGCTTACCTCTTCACCCCTAAT CTGAACACTTTGAAAAATCCCCGTGTATGGCTTGATGCAGCTACccagattttcttctctctctctttggcTTTTGGAGGGCTTATTGCATTCTCAAGCTACAATCCACCAAA AAATGACTGTGAAAAGGATGCTGTGACAGTAGCAATTGTGAACAGTGTGACATCCCTTTATGCTTCCATCccagtcttttctgttttggggtttAAAGCAACCACAGGATACTGGGACTGCCTGGACAG GAACATTATCAGTATCATCAATGAATTTGATCTTCCAGAAGAAAGCATCAGACGACAGAATTATACAGCCTGGATTAGTTTCCTAAATTCATCATATCCAGAAAAAATTGCTGGACTCAAACTGAAAAGTTGTGACCTTCAAGAATTTCTTGATCAG AGTGTATCGGGAACTGGCTTGGCTTTCATCATTTTCACTCAAGCCATCATTCTAATGCCCGGCTCCCAGGCCTGGGCCATCCTGTTCTTCATAATGTTGTTCTGCTTGGGCCTTTCTTCTATGTTTGGGAACATCGAGGGAGTCTTCACTCCTCTTCTAGAGCTTCCAGTTATATCTAAATCAATACCCAAAGAGCTATTATCTG gtATAATATGTCTAATTTGCTTCCTCATCGCTCTGTGTTTTACGCTGGGTTCGGGGAGTTACTGGATTGACATTTTTGACAGCTATGCAGGCTCATTGCCTCTTCTAGTCATCGCTTTCTTTGAAGTGATTGGGGTTGCGTACGtctataaaattaaaag GTTCAGCAAAGACGTGAAATGGATGACTGGACGAAAACCCAATCTCTACTGGCAGATCACATGGAGGTTTATTAGCCCTCTGCTCCTACTAATTGTCTTCGTGGCCTTTGTTACTCTTCAGATACAGAAGCCGACAAGCTATGCAGCCTGGAACCCTAAATAT GAAGGCTTCCCtatgaaagaggagaaagtttATCCACCTTGGGTACTGGCCATCTGTGTGCTGTTAGCTGTCCTTCCTTGTGTGTTTGTACCTCTGGTAGCACTCTTCCATCTGATCAAACGAATGCGCAGAAGCAAGGGTCCAAGCTTTGTACCATCAGAAGTCTTTTCATGTCAAGGGGCTAATAGCAATTTTTCTCATCCAGAAGAATAA
- the LOC129203570 gene encoding sodium-dependent neutral amino acid transporter B(0)AT3-like isoform X2, with product MSTDLSVPPEIPKEDGRPKWDNKFQYILSCIGFAVGLGNVWRFPYLCQIHGGGAFLIPYIIALLFEGIPLLHLELALGQCLRKGSIGAWNSISPYLGGVGAGSWMVSVLVSLYYNTVLTWVMWYFINSFQEPLPWSVCPLNENRTGLNEECYESTAVNYFWYRKTLNITPDVTETGTLQWWLILCLATCWAIVYLCTIRGIETTGKAIYVTALFPYLVLTIFLIHGLTLPGASDGLAYLFTPNLNTLKNPRVWLDAATQIFFSLSLAFGGLIAFSSYNPPKNIISIINEFDLPEESIRRQNYTAWISFLNSSYPEKIAGLKLKSCDLQEFLDQSVSGTGLAFIIFTQAIILMPGSQAWAILFFIMLFCLGLSSMFGNIEGVFTPLLELPVISKSIPKELLSGIICLICFLIALCFTLGSGSYWIDIFDSYAGSLPLLVIAFFEVIGVAYVYKIKRFSKDVKWMTGRKPNLYWQITWRFISPLLLLIVFVAFVTLQIQKPTSYAAWNPKYEGFPMKEEKVYPPWVLAICVLLAVLPCVFVPLVALFHLIKRMRRSKGPSFVPSEVFSCQGANSNFSHPEE from the exons ATGTCAACAGATTTATCAGTGCCACCTGAAATCCCTAAAGAAGATGGCAGACCCAAGTGGGACAATAAATTCCAGTATATTTTAAGCTGTATCGGATTTGCCGTCGGCCTGGGGAACGTGTGGCGATTTCCATACTTGTGTCAGATACATGGAGGCG GGGCATTCCTGATCCCATACATCATCGCTCTTCTCTTCGAAGGAATCCCACTGTTGCATCTCGAACTGGCCCTAGGACAGTGCCTGAGGAAAGGCAGCATCGGTGCCTGGAACAGCATCTCACCTTACCTCGGAGGAGTCG GGGCTGGTTCGTGGATGGTGTCGGTTCTGGTGAGCTTATACTACAACACCGTTTTAACCTGGGTGATGTGGTATTTCATAAACTCCTTCCAAGAACCCCTTCCTTGGAGTGTTTGTCCtctaaatgaaaacagaacag GGCTCAATGAAGAATGTTACGAAAGTACCgcagtaaattatttttggtaCAGGAAAACTTTGAACATAACACCCGACGTCACTGAGACTGGCACGTTACAGTGGTGGCTCATTTTGTGCTTAGCAACCTGCTGGGCAATTGTCTATCTCTGCACTATCCGAGGAATTGAAACCACAGGAAAG GCAATTTATGTAACAGCACTATTTCCTTACCTGGTCCTAACTATATTCCTTATTCACGGACTCACTCTACCAGGAGCCTCTGACGGTCTGGCTTACCTCTTCACCCCTAAT CTGAACACTTTGAAAAATCCCCGTGTATGGCTTGATGCAGCTACccagattttcttctctctctctttggcTTTTGGAGGGCTTATTGCATTCTCAAGCTACAATCCACCAAA GAACATTATCAGTATCATCAATGAATTTGATCTTCCAGAAGAAAGCATCAGACGACAGAATTATACAGCCTGGATTAGTTTCCTAAATTCATCATATCCAGAAAAAATTGCTGGACTCAAACTGAAAAGTTGTGACCTTCAAGAATTTCTTGATCAG AGTGTATCGGGAACTGGCTTGGCTTTCATCATTTTCACTCAAGCCATCATTCTAATGCCCGGCTCCCAGGCCTGGGCCATCCTGTTCTTCATAATGTTGTTCTGCTTGGGCCTTTCTTCTATGTTTGGGAACATCGAGGGAGTCTTCACTCCTCTTCTAGAGCTTCCAGTTATATCTAAATCAATACCCAAAGAGCTATTATCTG gtATAATATGTCTAATTTGCTTCCTCATCGCTCTGTGTTTTACGCTGGGTTCGGGGAGTTACTGGATTGACATTTTTGACAGCTATGCAGGCTCATTGCCTCTTCTAGTCATCGCTTTCTTTGAAGTGATTGGGGTTGCGTACGtctataaaattaaaag GTTCAGCAAAGACGTGAAATGGATGACTGGACGAAAACCCAATCTCTACTGGCAGATCACATGGAGGTTTATTAGCCCTCTGCTCCTACTAATTGTCTTCGTGGCCTTTGTTACTCTTCAGATACAGAAGCCGACAAGCTATGCAGCCTGGAACCCTAAATAT GAAGGCTTCCCtatgaaagaggagaaagtttATCCACCTTGGGTACTGGCCATCTGTGTGCTGTTAGCTGTCCTTCCTTGTGTGTTTGTACCTCTGGTAGCACTCTTCCATCTGATCAAACGAATGCGCAGAAGCAAGGGTCCAAGCTTTGTACCATCAGAAGTCTTTTCATGTCAAGGGGCTAATAGCAATTTTTCTCATCCAGAAGAATAA